Within Bos mutus isolate GX-2022 chromosome 24, NWIPB_WYAK_1.1, whole genome shotgun sequence, the genomic segment CTGAAGACCGAAACCAGGGTGGGGGGTTCAGGGCAAGGCATAACATGGCCAGCTGAGCTGAATGAGGGCCACGGGGCTTTGGGAGAGGGCCCCCTTTTGTGTGGgagggatggggaaaaaaaaacagatgaaggaGCTGAACCGAGGCCCAGGAGTGAAGCTGGGTTTATCTTGTGTGTATATTCTGGCCAAGTGTTGAAGGCAAAGGATTGAGAAGTCCCCTGGTGACTAAAGCTTTGGCTGCACTAAGCTTTGAGTATCAAGGTTTCCTCGGTTTGTCCTCTTTCAGTCATCCAAGTCATCCCTCACACTCAACACCGCCTCTTCGCCCCAAGGCTGTGCTCCCGGGCTGCAGCCCTTCGCCCTGGGGAGGCCGAGCAGCTCAAGATCAAACCCTCCAACAGCACCTGGTCAGTCCTCTGTCCCGCAGAGACAGACAATTCCAAACAAGTCGGCCACCCCCGCCTCTGGGCTGAAACCACTTGATTCTTTAAAGCACAGTTCTACTCCTTGAATGTTTTGAAACCTATCAGTAGAATGCGGTTGGATGCCTCTTGGGGAAGTTGTTTCATGTGTGGTCCTTTTCTGCAGCCGAGGCTGCGGGCCCCTCTGACGCAGACGGGGAGTGAGGTCTCTGCTAAGAGGAGCCTCGCAGCGCTGTGCCCCAGTCCAGGGCCAGCGTGTTACCTCGCCACCATCTCTTCTGACTTTTACCAGGTTTTGTGGGAAAGAGCTCGGAAAGCGGTGGCTGGGATCTTGGGTTATGGGATGGAGTCTGGCGTCGATGCGATTCCCCCAAGCAAAGCAGAGCTGGCTGCAGTTACCAGGACTCTGAGCCCCCGGGGGTCTGAAACCTGGAACAGAGACCCTGGGGACTTCAGACTCAAAGGGCAGGGTGAGATGGAAAGAAGTTTTATActtaaatttgaaagaaaaccCACGCCACTTTTAATGCAAAAAATGGTTACACGGAGACTCCCAGATTGTACCtaaatgtttttctgtaaatCCTGTTTAGCACGTGGTCTAATTATACCAGTTAGCTACACTGGTtgatgttttgaatttttaatcttttatttgaaGTAACATCATAACAGGCAGAAAGTACACAGCCACTCACTATGCACTAAAGATGTCTTCTCACAGGGCCGTGACAGATTCCACCCAAGCTACCTGTCCCGGAGCGCAGAGCCTCCCGGCCACGGACACCCCAGCCATCTTCTCCACCTTTTGGCCCGCCCTCCCTTTGGAAGCGAGCACAGTGAAGAGCCGCAAGTGCAAGATACAGAATGTACGCTGCCCCAGAGCCTTTCCATCTCCTAAAATTGGCATCTTCAATCTCCTTTCCATACAAAACTTATTCCTCCCTCTCACCAAAACTCCAGcgtttggcttctctggtggctcagtggtaaagattatccgcctgccaatgcaggagacacgggttcaatccctggtccaggaagatgccacagagcagctaagcccgtgggccacagctactgacgGCTGCActcctcagcaagagaagccgctgcaccGAGAAGCCTGAGAGCCCGACTAGAGAAGAGTTCTCGCAACAGAGACCtcgcacagccaaaaatagatgaaaaaaaactaaaacgCGTGTTGTCGCCTGTAACTGGGTTCAGATGTAACTGTTCTATTAAAGTCAGAGACGTGGACTTGGACAACCAGCGTCCCTCTCCTCCTCTAAACCTAACGCCAGCCTTCTGCCGTTCAACGGCTCCTGATGCTGACGGGCCACACGAGGGCTGAACACCTCTCTCACTGTGTCTGCAGCACCTTCTTCCGTGGGAGTAAGTCAGTCTAGCAAACACCTCCCCTCCCATCTCAGCAATCTTCAGCTCCCATTCAGACCTCCTTCTAGATACACTGTGCTCTGAGCAAACTTGGTTTCCCAAACTTTGGAGTCTGGTTTTCCCCCTAGAAAGCGTTTTTAAACTTTCCCGCACCACGGAATTCCCATTCACCTCTTTGAGGGCCTCCAGTGTTAAAAGCACCAACGagctccttggtggctcagtggtaaagaaagctcctgccaacgcaggagacgcaagagatttgggttctatccttgggtcagcaagatcctctcgtgtaggaaatggcaacccactccattattcttgcctggagattcctatggacagaggagcctggcgggctgcagtccacggggttgcaaaagagacagacccaacttattgactaaaccaccaccaaaaccaTGACGTACCCAAAGGAACACGCCCATGTTGGTAAGAGTGGGACTGAAAGTTCAGTCCTCTTATATGACATGATAAAGCCTCTTAGTACAAATCATTTGTTAACAACAAAGGAACAAGGCATTACAAAATTCACTGCCTCAAAGACATCCAAAGGCTATGTTAGAGACGGCATGAGCTTAATGTCAGTTACTAAAGTCCCCACATTTCACGGCACTCCAACAGAAAACAACCACCTCGGGATCCCTGATGGCTGATACTGTGGTCCTTTCCTGGCCTCAGCACTGAGCCCTGACACAACTGCACACTTAGAAAAAGTTCGTTCTGGACCTTTTTAACAGAACAACTAGCTCCTCCTCCAGTCTTCCTGTTTTAGTAAACAGCAACCCCGCAACTCAACAGTAGCTCAGGCTAACACCACGGAGTCATCcttgccttctctttctctcacagcCTCCATCCAATCTGTTAGCGGATCCTGTGGTTCCTACCTACAAAACATCTAAAGAATGTCATCACTAGTCACTGCTATGCATTGCTACCATCTTGATCCAAGTCATCTCTCACCTGGGCTACTGCAGTCTAATGCttatttctttactgttttttgaaggataattaaaCAGGAAGCATCTTCACCGCGTGCTCCCTCAGTTAAGCCTACCTACAGGCAGCCTGGATCAGGGGGACTCCCAGTAGATCCCCTGGGAGCTCAGTAGAAATCCACTTTCTCCTGAACCAGAAACTCTAGGTCAGGCCCAGCTATCTgtcttaatgggcttcccaggtagctcagctggtaaagaatccacctgcaatgcaggagacctcctgcatcgggaagtttccctggagaagggataggctacccactccagtattcatgggcttccctggtggctcagatggtaaagaatctgccttcaatgtgcgagatctgggtttaatccttgggttggaaagatctcctggaggagggcatggcaacccactccagtattttcttgcctggagaatccccatggtcagaggagcctggagagctacagtccatggggtcccaaagagttgaacatctCTCTAGACGAGCCCCCTAGGGGAGCCCAAGGTCACTCACGTTTGAGACCCACCAGCCTACACATCAGACCACTTGGTCCCAGCATCCAGTGCCTGCCCAGCGGACATGCACCCTAACTACAAGGGCGCAGGAGGACACGCAAGCTTGCCATCAAGGTCCACAAACACAAACTACGATAGGAAGCAACACAGCCCTCACCTCTCCCTTCGCTTTGGCAAGGTGGCCTCTGGGGCTCTCCTTTCTCATCTGTGCGTGAGACCGACGTTTCAGGCTTAGGACTCTCAAAGACCGAGTGCCttctcaccttctccttctcttccaaTCTCAGCCTCAGGGCGGCCACCCTGgacagaattttcttctttaccCCCTCAGCTAAGTGTCCACTTCCCGGGGTTTTTTGCTTCTCCTTGACCTCCGGTGACTTCATCGCTGCTGGCGGGGGTGGATGGCTGGCTTGGGCCGCCACGGGGCcaaccttctcctcctcccccgaCTTTTTCCCATGGCCCAGGGTGGAGCCCTGCTGGTAGGGATCCAGCAGCATGTTAGGAGCTTTCGCTGACGCATGTACTCCGGAAACAGATGCCAGGGGCCCGCCGGGGAGCCAGATGTGCCTGTGGGTTTGGTTTCCCCAGCGGGGGTCTCCTCTATCTCACGTTCCTCAATTCTGTGGCTTCTTGAAAAGTCTGCGATGCCTCTTCTTTCAGGAGAGGATGTAAAAGGCCCCCGGGTGAGACCCCTGGAAGAGGGCGCTTGCTTCCACTCACTCTTCATAGCTCGCCTTTCCTCTGAGTCAGAAAAGGCATGCTCGTGGTTTCTGGGCTCCACGGAGTCCTCCTCACAAAGGTCATCACTCCGAGCTGTGAAGCTGTGAGTAGTGACTCCAACAGATGGGGGGTTCACCCTGGCAAGACCGCCAGAGAGAGCGAGGGCGGGGGACACTAATGCTGCTCCGTTGCTTTTACTGCGTCCAGGCCCCCCTGAGCGCCTCTCCCCGTCTTCCTGTACTTGGCTTCTGATGTGTGCCCCTGGCATCGCCTCCCCACCCTGCACAGCGCCTGGGACTGGCAAAATGGCAGAACGCATGTCCCCCTTTGCTCTCTCATGGCGACTTTGTCCTGCCTCCCATCCCATACAGTCCCCTTGGTTTTGGTTGGTGCCGTTTTCACTTGGAGGGGTTTCCCCACTTTGCTGGGCACACGGAACTTGCAAGATGGCAggttggacttccagcctctggtcCAAGTGTCCACCCTTTGGTTTATTCTCCACTGCGATGGCCCCCAGTGTGGACTCAGAAGGCTCTGGTGTTTCCACCCTGGCCCAGCCCACACTCATTTCATCAGTGGGGTCCACAGAGGACTCCAAGATGTTAGGGCAGGACAGGAGCTGCTTAAAGAAGGCGGGGCGATCCCTCTTGAGTCGGTTTTCATCTCGATTTTGGCTCACACGGTTagcattttccttccttccagttCTGAAAGCCTCTGGGAGCAAGCCTGTGACACAGACTTTCTTTCCCTCTACAGGGTCCACAGATGACTCCAGGAATCTGCGTTGGCTCAAATACTGGGAGGAAAGACAACTCCAACTTGCACAGCCAGCTCGTTCTTCCCTTTTATGGATTTTTCGGTTATTAGCAATTGCTGAGCTATACTCTACCTGAGGACTGCAGGCTGATGCTGTCTTAGAGGGGCCCGGTTTAGGCACGGCAGCACCCGCCTTTAGAACATCAGGAATTGCCCGGATCCTGTCAGGAATGAGACCAGCGGCCATCCCCTTGAACTCAGAATCTGTCAGCTGTCCCAGTGGCCAGGTTTCTGAAACAGAAGCCTCTAGAGTTATGATCTTCAGCTTTTTACCCGCTTCCCAACATCCCGGACTTCTCTCTTTAGACTTGTCCAGAAGGACATTAGAGAGAAGGGGAGCTTGGCTCAGAGGCTGACTGTCATCTTTCATTGGAGATTCAGCCACCACAGACACACGAGTGCCCGAGCTCTGCCCTCTCCTCTCTGTGGAGCTGGCTGACGAGCAGTCCAAGGGCACCAAGTTTGTTTCCACTTGTCCGACAGATGTCGTGGGCAAAGTTTCTTGGAAATTATCATCAGAAGAACCCTGCTGGACCCTCTCTGCCgtttcacttcctttttcttgGAAATTCTCTTCAAGGGTCCTCGTGTCTGCTGTGTGCCCAGTCTGGCTCTTCGTTCTAGACAGGTTATTAATCTGAAGAGGGGAACTGCCACCAAAACCCTCTCCCTCTGGGAGTTGAGGAACTCGGACATGGATCCCGGGTCCACTGGGAACCATGGGTCCTAGCTCTCTTGAAGATTTGATTGTGGAACCATTAAAAACATGAGCCAACTGTACACTGGAAGGAAGTCGAGAAGCATTTCCATCTGGTGCCCAAGGTGAACTCTCCTCAGGGCCACCTGCATGGCTGTCCCCAGCAACTGAAACAGCGAGGTATTTGGATGGGTGGCTTTTCGGGGCAACGGAAAGAGCGGATGTGTTGCTATTCGCCCCAGTCACCTCAGAACACTCAACGTTAGCAATTAGTGTTGTGGGCTTCTCCCGAGGAAACTTCGTTACTGGACTATGACCTGCCGGTATGTCTGCCAAGTCCGGGGCACCGGGGCTGGAGTTCTTGTCACTGCCCTCTATGGCCCAAACGGAAGAGCCGCTCTCTGGAGATGGAGGCCATCTTTCCTCAAGGTCCCCTGAGTGGCTGGGGCTCAGCCTCTCCTGGCCAGCCTTTACTATGGAGGCCGACGTGGAGGCGGAACCCTCTATGTTGGCTAGATCCTCCCCGGTGGCACCTTTACTGGCTTTTTGTGAGATGTTCCAGGTGAAAGTGCTGATGAAAAGAGGGGAGTCGGGAGAGGTTCTCTCGCCACTGCTCCCGCACGTAGTCTGGGGAGGCTCAGGACCTCGTGTCTGAGAAAGAACATCCAGAGTCTTGTCATCGGGAGGACATAAATCAGGTGGTTTGCTTTGACCTGCCAGCTCTAAGTCCAGGGAGCACATTTCTTGAGGCAAATGTTTACCAACTGGGGCTCCAACCGGAGAGCCCACAATATCACATGCTTCCTGGTCACCTGCTTCAAGACGCTCCGGGCCACACACAGCTACTCCGTCCCCTGGCCCAGCAGCACACATGGTTTCCAGGGCGGGGACAGTATGTGCAAATTCAGGGGACGCAGAggcagcctggggctgggggggaGGCCCCAACAGCTCACAGGGGGACGTGGCTTCACTGCTGGCTTCTGGGATGCTCAGCGCACGCCCCAGGTCTCTTCCAGAACGTCTGAGCGTGTTGTCACCTTGGTTTTCTTCATGCCGTGCCCCTTGGGTACAACCGTCTACCTCCGGGTGTTTGGCCAATGATGCACTTTCTTTGTCGATCCCTCCTAAGTTGGGGAGGGACTCTGTTGTGGTCCCAGGAAAAGTAGGCTCCTCCCCAGTAGGCTCCGAGAAAGCCGGCATGTGGCTGAGAGAGATTTGCTCCCTGACTGTTTCCTGAATTTGTACCTAGAAGATGAAAAATGGTATTAATAGAACTGTTCCTGGGAGACCCACAATAGGCCTAACTGCAATCCCAAGAGTGTTAATCCTCGATGACTCTAGTTAACAATGAGAGTAGAAGGAATAATTGAGATCTAAACAATAATTCCCGAACTCTCTAGTCGTGAGATGTCTTGAAGAAATGCAACTCTATGTCGCAAGAGATCCTCAAATTTCCCATTATAAGTAAAAGGCCACCTGACAAccgattttttttccttctcaggaaaaaATATGGAATTTATGTTAAATTATTTGCTAAACTTTTGATTAAGTCACAAGAGTTCATGTGAATCTTTCCAGAAACTTCACATGATCATAAGTAAAACATGCAGTGCCTGTAAAGTAGCAAAAAggaatttttagatttttttaattgaaggataattactttattgtgttagtttctacatcaacatgaaccagctcTAGGTCTACACATGCCCCCTGCCACAAAGAGCAATCTTTGTCCCCTGAGGCCAGCTTGCTGGTTGATTACTGAGAAGGTGTGCCCTTGAACCCACCTCTAATGAGGCAGTGGCGTTATGACTGGTCTTCGGCACTGCCCATCATTCCTGCCCCAGGTAGgttaaaaagtcttaaaatactGCTTGCTGCCAGCAGTGATTCATCTTTCCTTACATTAAGGCTACCTTAAGTTAAATTTTCATTTACCTCAGATTTTATTGGTGTAGAAGTGCTAACTGAACGAGAAATTCTGTATAGCTTCCCATGCTGTGAACTCCATGGATGCTAGAGCCATTCGTCGAGTCAACAAGCATTTAACAAACACCTCCagtgttggtaaagaatctgcctgcagtgcaggaggccctggttcaactcctaggtcaggaagatcccctggagaagggaaaagctacccactccagtattctggcctggagaattccgtggactgtatagtccatggggtcgcaaagcgttggactgagcaactttcaccccAGTGTGTTAGAAAGAACCCCAGGTGATGGGGACACGTGGCAGGCAAAGCGTCCACGGCAGGGAGCGCCCACTCTGTGCTGAGACACAGGTTGTCCCCAGCAGGGGCTCCGTAAACACGTGAAGGAATCAGTATTGAACACCACACACCAGCTGAGTCAGATCTGCCCAACTTCACCCCGCTACACCTCTAAGTTTGAAAGACTTTGGGCTTTGTTTGCTTCTGTTCTGGGGACAACTGTTTTAAGAGACTAACCACAGGCAGGCCCACTGCTGGCTCACATCCTGGTGTTTCTAAAAAGAAGCAGTCTGTATATTTTCCATTGTGATAAATGGaagtgggaaaataaattatttccagtAAGCAAGCAAGGTTTCCTTTGAGGTGTCCAGGAGTTTGTGTTCATGGTTTTCCCTCTATAATACCTATAATATGTAGAGAATGTTCTTTTCACTTACTAATTTGGTTCAGTTTCTGTGAGCTACAGCGCAAACCTTCTGAATGATTATGCATAGAAAGTGTGGGCAGCTTCCCAGTCATGATTTGAGATGTGTAGTGAGATTATCTGATTAAAAACACCAAGACCCTCTTCTGAGCCTTCCTCCCCTGCCAGAGTTTCCACCACCTATGTCAGTCCTTTATTTTAAGATCTTGCCATCATCACAACATCAGTGCCAGCCAGTTATAGTGTAGAATTCCCTGCCAGGCACAGGACAGTTTTTTCCACAGGGCTCCAGTTTAAAAAGCCACTGTTCCCCGGGATGTTACCATACTTTCCTAGTCATTAGAGTTATAGGTGATAGCTAAGAGGCTAATGCCTGGGAAAGATGAACACAGGACAAGCAAGCTTTGACTAGGGTAGTTTGGTCACTGGCATGTTACAGCCATGGTGTGTCATGCCTTGATTTATGAAAGTCATGTTCCTACTTACTACCATACACTCGTGTTCCTCCTTCTACCTTTTAAAATACAATCCTACTTTAAGATAGCCTAGTGAAGCCCCATATGTAAAGAAACATGGCAAATCCTTGACCATGTAAAATTCATCCActtgaatatttactgagcactatagactatgtcaaagcctttgactatgtggatcacaataaactgtgggaaattctgaaagagatgggaataccagaccacctgacctgcctcttgagaaatttgtatgcaggtcaggaagcaacagttagaactggacatggaacaacagactggttccaaataggaaaaggagtacgtcaaggctgtatattgtcaccctgcttatttaacttatatgcagagtacatcatgagaaacgctggactggaagaaacacaagctggaatcaagattgctgggagaaatatcaatcacctcagatatgcagatgacaccacccttatggcagaaagtgaagaggaactaaaaagcctcttgatgaaagtgaaagaggagagtgaaaaagttggcttaaagctcaacattcagaaaatgaagatcatggcatccagtcccatcacttcatgggaaatagatggggaaacagtggaaacagtgtcagactttatttttctgggctccaaaatcactgcagatggtgactgcagccatgaaattaaaaaacgcttactccttggaaggaaagttatgaccaacctagacagcatattcaaaagcagagacattactttgccaacaaaggtctgtctagtcaagactatggtttttcctgtggtcatgtatggatgtgagagttggactgtgaagaaggctgagcaccgaagaattgatgcttttgaactgtggtattggagaagactcttgagagtcccttggactgcaaggagatccaaccagtccattctgaaggagatcagccctgggatttctttggaaggaatgatgctaaagctgaaactccagtactctggcaacctcatgcaaagagttgactcattggaaaagactctgatactgggagggattgggggcaggaggagaaggggacgacagaggatgagatggctggatggcatcatcgactcaatggacgtgagtttgagtgaactccgggagttgatgatggacagggaggcctggcatgctgcaattcatggggtcgcaaagagtcggatacggctgagcgactgaactgaactgatataccaaGCTGCTCTAGGGACTGGAGAAGCATCAGTGAATAAGGACTGCTGGCCTTTGGGATGTTAGGTTCAAGCAACCGGCCATACAAACTGGTCCCACTGCTGATGAAGCATTTAGTCCACGTTGtaacccatgggatttttctccGAGTGGCACTCTAACAGCCCAATGCATACTTGCCGAGGCTCACAGCATCAGTTTCAAGGTCAGGCTCCCCGGAGGCCAGCTCAGAGAAAGGGAAACCACAGGCTCACACCTTTCGCATGAGTCAGACCTTTCTCTCAGGAGGCACTCTCTTAGTTAAGTCATTACGAAAGACCTCCAGCGAACGATTCTCCTGCTgctcagctcttctcatcatggAGTGAGCAGGGAGACTCGGGCGATTGTTAACGTAGGAAATTTGTTCTCATTCAGGTGAGGACGAGGGTTTCGGGCTCTCGTCGGAAACCCAGCATGGTGTGTGGACTCGGAGGGCTAGCCACCTCGGCTTCAGCTTAATCCCACATTGCGCACATGACCCCTCATAACCGCGTTAGCCTCTCTGACCCTTGGTCTCTTCCTCTAAGGCTAACCACACACACGTCAGCACTCTTCTGTCAAGTGCCTGGCACCCACTGACACTCGCTTCCCTTATTTTGTGAAAAGACAGTCATAGCTGCAGCAGGAGACACAGCACCTCTAAGGAGCGGAGCAGTGCTCTACAGGCTTTATGCTGGCTTTCTCATTCGAGGGGTAAAATAAATCTGAGATACAGACACTAGCATCTCTTCACTGATCTCAATACCCTGGGTCCAATCAGGAAACAGAAACCACACAGTAGGTCAGGTAACGGAAGCTGAGTAGCAAGAGTTGTTAACGGCAGTAGAGGAAGAGCTGGGAGATCTTGGAAAAGCCCATGGTGCCCTAAGGGAGGGACAACCCTGAGAAGGGACCGCTTGCAAGGGGCATAGACTGAGCCGGGAAAGGTGTAATCAGGCCACCAGGTAGCAGAGAATTTGCTGGTCTGGAATTGCTGGGCGAGCCATACACCACTGCCTTCCATGGGTAGGCAGGGCGCCAGTGGTCAGAGGGAGTCAGGGACCCACAGGGGCAGTGGGTGGGTGGGTTACACCTGGCGGGGACAgtgagaggggatgacagaggcctGCATTGGGAGACAGTGGATGCTGGTGCGAGCAGGAGGGTTGGCCGTGCAGAGTGTGGTTTCGGAGTAGAGAGGATTGCAGGGCAAATACATCCAGGCCAAGGCTACGAGGCCGCAGATGGACCAGGGTCTGGGTCCTGTGGCTGCAGCCGTCTCCCCAGCCCATGCTGCAGATGGgaagcctcctcctcctcccctgcctccactGTGAGCTTCACGTGGTGCTTACTTTACAGAAGTGGGAGAACGAAACTGATCACCAAGCGTGTATTGAAGGGTGCTTCCAGACCTGAGAGGCAGTAACGGAGAACTGGCATGTGAGGTCACTGAGGTCAGGGGTTAGACGTCTGCCCTGGGGTCCCACAGTCAGTGACAGAACTCGGATTTTAAGCCAAGACTGACTGATTCTAGAAACTGAGAAgtgacactcagtcgtgtctgactctttgacaacctcctggactttagcctgccaggctcttctatccatggaattctccaggcaagaatattggagtgggtggtcattcccttctccagacattGAACTTGGGTcgtgtgcattgcaggcagattccttactgtctgagccaccagggaagccccagctgatTCTAAAGTCCTTTCCAACTCAGGTTTTCTAGCCAAGAGAAATTAAAGCAAGCCCCACCCAAGGGTTGGGAATGCCCTCTAACTTAAACTCAGAACTTCTGAACTGCTGAGACACATTGAGTATGAGACTATAGTGGTCCTGCTTCTTATGACTGCTTACTTATCAGCTTCCTCACAAGCTCTAAGGGTAGGAATGGGTTATTCTTTGCTGAATTTTCGGAACCTTAGCACCTAGTAGGGACTCtattgtggaatgaatgaacatGAATGAATTACAAGGAGGGGGAAGGGTAGACCAAACTTAGTAACACCCTCAAACCTGGTTTTAAAAGCAGTTTGAAAACTTACACCCTGCTTGCACAATAGCCTCCAATCCCATCTCTAGCCAACATGCTGGGTTCTATAAACACATTGTTTCCATCTGTTAGCCTTTCCAAAAAATTCTGCCTCCCAGGTGAGTCTCTGATTCCATGGAAGGTGTGTAGTCTCTTC encodes:
- the ALPK2 gene encoding LOW QUALITY PROTEIN: alpha-protein kinase 2 (The sequence of the model RefSeq protein was modified relative to this genomic sequence to represent the inferred CDS: inserted 3 bases in 3 codons), with translation MWHERMADSGGPQRRALCFLSTLLSQKVPEKSDAVLRCTISGQPKPEVTWYKNGRTIDECGSVSSYEFFENQYVHVLHLYCCTQNDTAVYQVSARNCFGMICCSASIEVQCPTEDQPLSPNPKDDGHTGWKHDTETYEQESPNHTDEKEHPYKEGEGIASGPPTSADAPSSKSSGAHSLQVSADRDPGSDNPLAVKDTRQTEEAGGAANTEGVADGLRFPSSSDAPDKQDVCGHRAVHSEVPRLTDGALDPEGPNEEALNSSHQNARVQKYISFGLALTRADSSAPPGTRPVSPPASSTDSDSDYELCPEITLTCAEEFSDDDLEYLECSDVMTDYSNAIWQRNLPGTERVFLLESDDEEMEFSECSLGGCVRFFSELGCRPPVSDDTGPMDATAGLCGHHSPPQEVGGRSSRASTHRASSLQEGMPLPLGLQQDGPATVTDPGRYKPPAALEAAEDGYPGIQGETRDSHQAGKEFSGDKLLNMDKAVAGTEGKHLSGESGQPGMSRCLETRAERRVGGKTXWSQRGSEKPARTWRPGIKGKAKRLNSSLEERTAEASLDRLCPKGPVKHPLTPSDKRTSSHARAEGTDLKPQLPAGGPEVPTQAEPEAKTLQAPPGLLSKEETLHFQREGVRATDVFETCKVSGWSDHPQVQIQETVREQISLSHMPAFSEPTGEEPTFPGTTTESLPNLGGIDKESASLAKHPEVDGCTQGARHEENQGDNTLRRSGRDLGRALSIPEASSEATSPCELLGPPPQPQAASASPEFAHTVPALETMCAAGPGDGVAVCGPERLEAGDQEACDIVGSPVGAPVGKHLPQEMCSLDLELAGQSKPPDLCPPDDKTLDVLSQTRGPEPPQTTCGSSGERTSPDSPLFISTFTWNISQKASKGATGEDLANIEGSASTSASIVKAGQERLSPSHSGDLEERWPPSPESGSSVWAIEGSDKNSSPGAPDLADIPAGHSPVTKFPREKPTTLIANVECSEVTGANSNTSALSVAPKSHPSKYLAVSVAGDSHAGGPEESSPWAPDGNASRLPSSVQLAHVFNGSTIKSSRELGPMVPSGPGIHVRVPQLPEGEGFGGSSPLQINNLSRTKSQTGHTADTRTLEENFQEKGSETAERVQQGSSDDNFQETLPTTSVGQVETNLVPLDCSSASSTERRGQSSGTRVSVVAESPMKDDSQPLSQAPLLSNVLLDKSKERSPGCWEAGKKLKIITLEASVSETWPLGQLTDSEFKGMAAGLIPDRIRAIPDVLKAGAAVPKPGPSKTASACSPQVEYSSAIANNRKIHKREERAGCASWSCLSSQYLSQRRFLESSVDPVEGKKVCVTGLLPEAFRTGRKENANRVSQNRDENRLKRDRPAFFKQLLSCPNILESSVDPTDEMSVGWARVETPEPSESTLGAIAVENKPKGGHLDQRLEVQPAILQVPCAQQSGETPPSENGTNQNQGDCMGWEAGQSRHERAKGDMRSAILPVPGAVQGGEAMPGAHIRSQVQEDGERRSGGPGRSKSNGAALVSPALALSGGLARVNPPSVGVTTHSFTARSDDLCEEDSVEPRNHEHAFSDSEERRAMKSEWKQAPSSRGLTRGPFTSSPERRGIADFSRSHRIEEREIEETPAGETKPTGTSGSPAXPLASVSGVHASAKAPNMLLDPYQQGSTLGHGKKSGEEEKVGPVAAQASHPPPPAAMKSPEVKEKQKTPGSGHLAEGVKKKILSRVAALRLRLEEKEKVRRHSVFESPKPETSVSRTDEKGEPQRPPCQSEGRAPVLLKKIQAEMSPDHSGNVKLSCQFAEIHEDSTISWTKDSTSIAQVQRRAGDNSMVSLAILQASQKDQGLYYCCIKNSYGRVTAEFNLTAEVLKQLSSHPDVKVYEEIEFSQLIFREDFLRDSYFXGRLHGQIATEELHFGEGVHRRAFRSKVLRGLTPVFKPGHACVLKVHNAVAYGTRNNDELIQRNYRLAAQECYVQNTARHYAQIYAAEAQPLEGFGEVPEIIPIFLIHRPENNIPYATVEEELIGEFVKYSIRDGKEINFLRRESEAGQKCCTFQHWVYQKTSGCLLVTDMQGVGMKLTDVGIATEAKGYKGFKGNCSMTFIDQFKALHQCNKYCKMLGLKSLQDNSQKQKKPSIGRSKIQPGTTAVKKAASGSLAEKKS